In Bacteroidota bacterium, a single window of DNA contains:
- a CDS encoding DUF190 domain-containing protein, whose translation MLQTGDAQLLRIFIGESDTLHHHPLWETILNQARAAHLAGCTVFRGEAGFGASSKIHKAGILDLSTDLPVLIEIVDHPDRIQSFLPQLDSLMEEAGSHGLVTVEKVDVRFYR comes from the coding sequence ATGTTGCAAACCGGTGACGCTCAATTGCTGCGCATTTTTATCGGCGAGTCCGATACGCTTCACCACCATCCCTTGTGGGAAACCATTCTGAATCAGGCACGGGCGGCCCATCTGGCAGGCTGCACCGTCTTCCGCGGCGAGGCGGGTTTTGGTGCCTCCAGCAAGATTCATAAAGCCGGCATCCTCGATCTGTCCACCGACCTCCCCGTGCTCATCGAAATCGTCGATCATCCCGACCGGATCCAATCCTTCCTTCCGCAACTCGATTCCCTCATGGAAGAAGCCGGCAGTCACGGACTCGTCACGGTTGAAAAGGTGGATGTGCGATTTTATCGGTGA
- the crcB gene encoding fluoride efflux transporter CrcB, whose protein sequence is MTLLTIFIGGGLGAVSRYLAGSWVNRLMGPEFPWGTLLVNVAGSFIIGFFLTWMEHRLPVFPYWRPLIAIGFLGGFTTFSSFSWETVVLLRNGDYLLAALNTGGSVLLCLTGVILGIWLARPAGG, encoded by the coding sequence ATGACGCTGCTGACCATTTTCATTGGCGGCGGACTCGGGGCGGTTTCCCGTTATCTGGCAGGGTCCTGGGTTAACCGGCTGATGGGTCCGGAGTTTCCATGGGGAACCCTTCTGGTGAATGTGGCGGGCAGCTTTATCATCGGATTTTTCCTCACGTGGATGGAACATCGTCTTCCGGTGTTTCCCTACTGGCGTCCGCTGATTGCCATCGGCTTTCTGGGCGGATTCACCACGTTTTCTTCTTTTTCCTGGGAGACGGTTGTCTTGCTGCGGAATGGCGATTATCTGCTGGCCGCCCTGAACACCGGCGGGTCGGTGCTGCTCTGTCTGACCGGTGTGATACTCGGAATCTGGCTGGCCCGTCCGGCAGGAGGCTGA
- a CDS encoding alpha/beta fold hydrolase codes for MPLIHSTYPAPFWLRNPYVQSIWPSLFRKISLPDPIRERIATPDDDFLDLDWYKVSDRKLVIISHGLEGNSTRSYVKGMVRAFTGAGVSACAWNFRGCSGEMNRQFRLYHSAAWDDLETVIHHAIRQGYSSIGLVGFSLGGNMTLKYLGVQSDRVPPEVRAAMAISVPLDLTSSAIELDKPKNKLFMIRFLRMLGEKVKAKELQFPDRISSAGYDQVKTFRAFDDRYTAPIHGFRDAEDYWNRASSRHELHQINRPTLIFSSADDTFLAPPCFPVQQAERSDYLHLEMPAHGGHVGFIQPGPMYASEVRALAFLLPHLKEGDPS; via the coding sequence ATGCCACTGATTCACTCCACCTACCCGGCGCCATTCTGGCTCAGAAATCCCTACGTTCAATCCATCTGGCCGTCGCTTTTCAGAAAAATTTCACTTCCCGATCCCATCCGCGAACGGATTGCCACTCCGGATGATGATTTTCTCGATCTGGATTGGTACAAAGTCTCCGACCGGAAACTGGTTATTATTTCACACGGACTCGAGGGCAATTCCACCCGGTCGTATGTGAAGGGAATGGTACGGGCGTTTACCGGTGCAGGGGTTTCTGCTTGTGCCTGGAATTTCCGCGGATGTTCGGGTGAGATGAACCGGCAATTCCGGCTGTATCATTCCGCCGCCTGGGACGATCTGGAAACGGTGATTCATCACGCCATCCGGCAGGGGTATTCGTCCATCGGTCTGGTCGGATTTTCTCTCGGCGGAAACATGACGCTGAAATATCTCGGCGTTCAATCCGATCGGGTGCCGCCGGAAGTCCGTGCGGCCATGGCCATTTCCGTTCCGCTTGATCTCACCTCTTCGGCCATTGAACTGGATAAACCAAAGAATAAGTTATTCATGATCCGCTTCCTGCGGATGCTGGGTGAAAAGGTGAAGGCGAAGGAATTGCAATTTCCTGATCGCATTTCATCGGCCGGATACGATCAGGTGAAAACCTTCCGTGCGTTCGATGATCGGTACACGGCTCCGATTCACGGATTCCGGGATGCAGAAGATTACTGGAACCGCGCCAGTTCCCGGCATGAACTTCACCAAATCAACCGTCCGACTCTCATTTTCAGTTCGGCCGATGACACGTTTCTGGCCCCGCCCTGTTTCCCCGTTCAGCAGGCGGAGCGATCCGATTACCTGCATCTGGAAATGCCGGCGCATGGCGGCCATGTCGGATTCATTCAGCCGGGTCCGATGTACGCCTCAGAGGTACGGGCTCTGGCCTTTCTGCTTCCGCACCTGAAGGAAGGAGATCCATCATGA
- a CDS encoding WYL domain-containing protein, giving the protein MPSNKFAIIRYRIIDDLLTNKYKKYPGIDDIIAKCLEVMGIPVSKSTVEKDLNAMRFDEALGYRAPIAWHATEKGYYYTDPEYSIRSLPLQNDELEAIKFASDILSQLASTPLFRHYADIINTLALAGLDKATDEWPVIQFEHNPVASGTEWLEPLYRAIKERKQITLGYHSFDYESGVSLMVEPYLLKSYRLRWYLIARNVERKKVRIYGLDRIVRVDLTSQTFELPTDFRPADYFRYAFGISVLDDEPVEIEFQASPDLTPYLISQPLHHSQIQLPEKNNDWTTFRLKVWPTRELLMSLMGFGTDIRIVAPESIREAIRNSHEQAGKP; this is encoded by the coding sequence ATGCCATCTAATAAATTTGCCATCATCCGTTACCGGATCATTGACGATCTGCTGACCAATAAGTATAAAAAGTACCCTGGAATTGATGACATCATTGCAAAATGCCTGGAGGTCATGGGAATACCGGTTTCGAAGTCAACAGTTGAAAAGGATCTGAATGCCATGCGCTTCGATGAAGCCCTCGGGTATCGCGCCCCGATTGCCTGGCATGCAACCGAAAAGGGATACTACTATACCGATCCGGAGTATTCAATCCGTTCCCTGCCCTTGCAAAACGACGAACTGGAAGCCATCAAGTTTGCATCAGACATTCTGTCACAACTGGCCAGCACACCGCTATTCCGTCATTATGCTGACATTATCAATACCCTGGCTCTCGCCGGATTGGATAAAGCCACCGATGAATGGCCGGTGATTCAGTTTGAACACAATCCTGTCGCTTCAGGCACAGAATGGCTGGAACCCCTTTACCGGGCGATCAAAGAACGGAAGCAGATTACCCTCGGCTATCATTCCTTCGACTATGAATCGGGTGTTTCTCTTATGGTGGAACCCTATCTGCTGAAATCTTACCGGCTGCGGTGGTATCTGATTGCCCGGAATGTGGAACGGAAGAAAGTGCGGATTTACGGACTCGACCGGATTGTCCGGGTGGATCTGACTTCACAGACCTTTGAATTACCCACCGATTTCCGGCCTGCTGATTATTTCCGCTACGCCTTCGGCATTTCCGTTCTGGATGATGAACCAGTGGAAATTGAATTTCAGGCCTCTCCTGATCTGACCCCCTACCTGATCAGCCAGCCATTGCATCATTCCCAAATCCAATTGCCGGAGAAGAATAATGACTGGACCACCTTCCGGCTGAAAGTCTGGCCAACCCGTGAACTGCTCATGTCGCTGATGGGATTTGGAACCGACATCCGCATTGTCGCCCCGGAAAGCATCCGGGAAGCGATCCGGAATTCTCATGAGCAGGCAGGCAAGCCCTGA
- a CDS encoding DUF2779 domain-containing protein encodes MATPRFLTKSRFKIGLECPDKLYFVHHADQFPSQKLDDEFLLALAEGGYQVGELAKLKFAGGTEITDPGHLKPVETTQALLAAGDCTLYEAAFRFKNLFIRADVIVKTGTHIDLFEVKAKSWLPETEFWNKDHSAIRGGWQSYLYDVAFQEWVIQQAMPGFTTTPHLVLVDKSKLAAADQLNQKFRVQRNNGRISIRVDEQKPVDTNLLVSLNVSREAQFLRNSDLTVGDQSLSFPEAVFLLADGYEKGSFFNRPVNRTCQDCEYRATPDQRKEGKSDGFEYCWMKKEGFTPPDFLKPMIFEIWNYRKKDDLIVEKRFFLDQLNRADVGTTDTGERQWLQIEKRASGDQTPWIDHDFLRHEFSRLTFPVHMIDFETSSVAIPFFKGQKPYQMVAFQFSHHVIESDGSVRHAGQWLQDEPGVFPNFDFVRALKAELDKDTGTIFRYATHENTVLNQIRDQLEQSEEPDRQELIDFLESITKKKTGKEVYEGERNMVDLREWVVKAFYSPLMKGSNSIKKVLPAVIHHSKFLQTTYSGTRYGTQIPSLNFNGQCWVERDEYGTIRNPYDLLPPVFEQEDLLELAVTENGQSLADGGAAMTAWAKLQFEDVLTEERQRIRQGLFRYCELDTLAMVMVWEWFRENAVAGSAY; translated from the coding sequence ATGGCAACACCACGGTTTCTTACCAAGTCCCGCTTCAAAATCGGACTGGAATGTCCGGATAAGCTGTATTTCGTGCATCATGCCGATCAATTTCCCAGTCAGAAGCTGGACGATGAATTCCTGCTGGCATTGGCTGAAGGGGGCTATCAGGTGGGCGAGTTGGCCAAGCTGAAGTTCGCTGGCGGAACTGAAATTACAGACCCGGGACACCTGAAACCGGTGGAAACCACACAGGCCCTGCTGGCTGCCGGGGATTGCACACTGTATGAAGCGGCTTTTCGTTTTAAAAACCTGTTTATCCGAGCAGATGTAATCGTAAAAACCGGGACTCACATCGATCTGTTCGAAGTCAAAGCCAAATCCTGGTTACCGGAAACGGAATTCTGGAATAAGGACCACTCAGCGATCAGAGGGGGATGGCAGTCCTATCTGTACGATGTGGCCTTTCAGGAATGGGTGATTCAGCAGGCCATGCCGGGATTCACCACTACACCACACCTGGTACTTGTGGATAAATCGAAACTGGCTGCTGCCGATCAGCTGAATCAAAAGTTCAGAGTACAGCGGAACAACGGACGGATTTCCATCCGGGTGGATGAGCAAAAACCGGTGGATACCAACCTGCTGGTGTCGTTAAATGTGTCACGCGAGGCCCAATTTCTGCGCAATTCTGATCTGACCGTGGGTGATCAGTCCCTTTCGTTTCCGGAGGCTGTTTTTTTATTGGCAGATGGATATGAGAAAGGGTCTTTCTTTAACCGGCCGGTTAACAGAACCTGTCAGGATTGTGAATACCGGGCGACGCCCGATCAGCGGAAAGAAGGAAAATCGGATGGATTTGAATATTGCTGGATGAAGAAGGAAGGATTTACCCCACCCGATTTTTTGAAACCCATGATTTTTGAAATCTGGAATTACCGGAAAAAGGATGATTTGATTGTGGAAAAACGATTTTTCCTGGATCAGTTGAACCGGGCCGATGTGGGAACCACAGATACCGGAGAAAGGCAATGGCTGCAAATTGAGAAACGGGCATCGGGCGACCAGACACCCTGGATCGATCATGACTTTCTGAGGCACGAATTTTCCCGTCTCACCTTTCCTGTTCACATGATCGATTTTGAAACCAGTTCGGTGGCCATTCCCTTTTTCAAAGGCCAAAAACCCTATCAGATGGTGGCGTTTCAGTTCTCGCACCATGTCATTGAATCGGATGGATCGGTTCGTCATGCCGGACAGTGGTTGCAGGATGAACCGGGCGTGTTTCCCAATTTTGATTTCGTCCGTGCGCTGAAGGCCGAACTGGACAAGGATACCGGGACCATATTCCGCTATGCGACGCATGAAAACACGGTACTGAATCAGATCAGAGATCAGCTGGAACAATCGGAAGAACCTGACCGGCAGGAACTCATTGATTTTCTCGAATCCATCACGAAGAAAAAAACCGGTAAAGAAGTCTATGAAGGCGAACGAAACATGGTGGATTTACGGGAATGGGTAGTGAAGGCATTTTATTCCCCGCTGATGAAAGGTTCGAATTCCATAAAAAAAGTGCTCCCGGCGGTCATTCATCATTCCAAATTCTTGCAGACTACCTATTCCGGCACCCGATACGGAACACAAATCCCCAGTCTGAATTTCAACGGACAGTGCTGGGTGGAACGGGATGAATACGGTACCATCCGGAATCCATACGATTTATTGCCACCGGTGTTTGAACAAGAGGATTTGCTGGAACTGGCCGTAACCGAAAACGGACAGTCGCTGGCCGATGGCGGAGCCGCCATGACGGCGTGGGCCAAACTGCAATTTGAAGACGTTCTCACAGAAGAACGCCAGCGGATCCGCCAGGGACTGTTCCGCTACTGCGAATTAGATACCCTCGCCATGGTGATGGTGTGGGAGTGGTTCAGGGAAAATGCGGTTGCAGGCAGTGCCTATTAA
- a CDS encoding alpha/beta hydrolase, which translates to MKVYFSHGKESGPWGTKITRLAAIAIKQGHQVESIDYTDIPDPDSRVELLLNVLNQSVDDFALVGSSMGGYVSLVASERVEAKGVFLLAPALYIPGFEKQTYSKRTHVEIVHGWSDEIIPPDNSIKFARSVSCALHLISGDHRLNSSLEVIEGLFQQFLFFLAPHKIADRTG; encoded by the coding sequence ATGAAAGTGTATTTTTCACATGGGAAAGAAAGTGGTCCTTGGGGTACAAAGATTACCAGACTTGCAGCTATCGCGATAAAGCAGGGTCATCAGGTAGAAAGCATCGACTATACGGATATTCCTGATCCGGATTCGAGAGTTGAACTTCTGTTGAATGTATTGAATCAATCAGTGGATGACTTTGCGCTGGTTGGGTCCAGCATGGGGGGATATGTATCTTTGGTTGCATCAGAGCGGGTTGAGGCTAAGGGGGTATTTTTACTGGCGCCTGCATTGTACATTCCAGGGTTTGAAAAACAAACTTACAGTAAGAGGACCCATGTAGAAATTGTTCACGGCTGGTCTGATGAAATTATACCGCCAGATAATTCAATAAAGTTTGCGAGGAGTGTGAGCTGTGCATTGCATTTAATTTCTGGCGATCATCGGTTGAACTCGTCCTTAGAAGTGATTGAAGGATTATTTCAGCAGTTTCTTTTCTTTCTGGCGCCTCACAAAATAGCAGATCGGACTGGCTGA
- a CDS encoding PD-(D/E)XK nuclease family protein, giving the protein MDSELSITDIISCVPEIENLTVRFDEFNPLKVLGVTEGEIRHSNIISWLLNPKSNHGFGSHFFKSFIRTVLVSSENESNESASDFLKKIILGDYTDIQVHRELSNIDIFCISEKNQIAIIIENKYNSGEHSDQLARYLSRAKSQYRDFTVIPILLSLEGLKPSQSEYFAASYQQILDSIEQVFEIFNRRIPIPIHDFIKYYQTIIKEKIMGDQALQDIARRIYKDNKTAIDFIYSVGNAIDISIAGKKFSEKRDNLKVIWGNPLWFSFVDVDFIIKNKMKHQWAGGNPVQYWIQPVDNKLKIGIEVGPFDSGNDRLSFLLEIERAGCKLRPSSKTETGVFTRLYTTTIDIKDFHDNDELEEKIRILYENTELRKIADFLKEAIKSHSSFW; this is encoded by the coding sequence ATGGATTCTGAATTATCAATAACAGACATTATTTCGTGTGTTCCAGAGATAGAGAACCTTACTGTTAGATTTGATGAGTTCAATCCCCTTAAGGTACTTGGCGTAACCGAAGGAGAAATCAGACATTCAAATATCATTTCATGGTTATTGAATCCGAAATCGAATCACGGGTTCGGATCACACTTTTTTAAATCATTCATCAGAACTGTTCTAGTGTCAAGTGAAAATGAGTCTAATGAATCGGCATCAGATTTTTTGAAAAAAATAATATTAGGTGATTACACAGATATTCAAGTTCATAGAGAACTATCAAATATTGATATTTTTTGCATTTCAGAAAAAAACCAAATTGCCATAATTATTGAGAATAAGTATAATTCGGGGGAGCACAGTGATCAGTTAGCAAGGTATTTATCAAGAGCTAAGTCTCAGTATAGGGACTTCACTGTTATTCCAATTTTACTTTCCTTGGAGGGATTGAAACCATCCCAATCTGAGTACTTTGCGGCTTCTTATCAACAAATATTAGACTCAATTGAACAAGTCTTTGAAATATTTAATAGAAGAATACCTATTCCAATTCATGATTTTATCAAATACTATCAGACCATTATCAAGGAGAAAATTATGGGAGACCAAGCTTTACAAGATATCGCTCGTAGAATCTACAAGGATAATAAGACAGCTATTGACTTTATTTATTCAGTTGGAAATGCAATAGATATTTCAATAGCTGGTAAAAAGTTTTCAGAAAAGAGGGATAATCTTAAAGTTATTTGGGGAAACCCACTCTGGTTTTCCTTTGTGGATGTCGACTTTATTATCAAAAATAAAATGAAACATCAATGGGCAGGGGGAAATCCGGTCCAGTATTGGATTCAGCCAGTTGATAACAAACTTAAAATAGGTATAGAAGTCGGACCATTTGATAGTGGCAACGACCGTCTTTCATTTCTCCTCGAAATTGAGAGGGCTGGTTGCAAATTACGTCCATCATCCAAAACAGAAACCGGTGTTTTTACGCGTTTATATACCACAACTATTGATATAAAAGATTTCCATGATAATGATGAGTTGGAAGAAAAAATCCGAATACTTTATGAAAATACAGAACTAAGGAAAATTGCAGACTTTCTTAAAGAGGCCATTAAATCGCATAGTTCTTTTTGGTAA
- a CDS encoding DUF1232 domain-containing protein: MSTNEHFENMKSTVSEQDIQKINNNLGPMQRGPVADIWDKVMALWRMIQDPNAPWGGKALAIAALLYLISPIDAVPDFIPFAGLMDDVGIILWTFAQLALDLDKYTKCR, translated from the coding sequence ATGTCAACAAACGAACACTTCGAGAACATGAAATCCACTGTGTCTGAACAGGACATTCAGAAAATTAATAACAACCTGGGACCGATGCAGCGCGGTCCGGTTGCAGATATCTGGGATAAGGTGATGGCTTTATGGCGGATGATTCAGGATCCGAATGCTCCCTGGGGAGGAAAGGCGCTGGCCATCGCTGCGCTGCTGTACCTGATTTCCCCCATCGATGCCGTGCCGGACTTCATCCCCTTTGCCGGGTTGATGGATGATGTGGGAATTATTTTATGGACGTTTGCCCAACTGGCATTGGATCTGGATAAATACACGAAGTGCAGATAA
- a CDS encoding IS1595 family transposase yields the protein MGIDYKTVSKIFKQLRAEIAGFIDVDFQELHGEIECDESYFGGHRKGTRGRGSAGKTIVFGLLERKGKVFTTVVENVEAQTLLNEIIAHTEKGSVFFTDKFRSYKSLKFYGKHHKIDHSREYAKKRIHINGLEGFWSFAKERFQKYHGVGKENFPLYLKEMEFRYNHRKENLYQLLCKIHFGPEIP from the coding sequence TTGGGAATCGATTACAAAACAGTTAGTAAGATATTTAAGCAATTGAGAGCAGAGATAGCTGGTTTTATTGATGTTGACTTTCAGGAACTTCATGGCGAAATAGAGTGTGATGAATCTTACTTTGGTGGCCATCGAAAGGGAACCAGAGGACGCGGATCTGCTGGCAAAACCATCGTTTTTGGTCTTTTGGAAAGAAAGGGTAAGGTTTTCACAACGGTTGTAGAGAATGTCGAAGCTCAAACGCTTTTGAATGAAATAATTGCTCATACTGAAAAAGGAAGTGTTTTCTTCACAGATAAATTTCGATCCTATAAGTCCTTGAAATTTTATGGTAAACATCACAAAATTGATCATTCACGTGAGTATGCAAAGAAACGAATCCATATTAATGGTCTTGAGGGATTTTGGTCCTTTGCAAAAGAACGCTTTCAAAAGTATCATGGTGTAGGCAAAGAGAACTTTCCATTGTATTTAAAGGAAATGGAATTTAGATATAATCATAGAAAAGAAAACTTGTATCAACTATTGTGTAAAATTCACTTTGGTCCGGAAATTCCCTAA